Proteins from a genomic interval of Tepidisphaeraceae bacterium:
- the gcvH gene encoding glycine cleavage system protein GcvH, giving the protein MSDTPSDRKYLQTHEWHKPAGDVVTLGITQFAADELTDITYVALPKVGQTFKAGDRFGEVESVKATSDMYTGVAGTVTEINEAVNADPGLVNRDPYEAGWLIKLKATNAAELDGLLAVDDYLKKIGH; this is encoded by the coding sequence ATGTCTGACACCCCATCCGACCGCAAGTACCTGCAGACCCACGAGTGGCACAAGCCCGCCGGCGACGTTGTCACGCTGGGCATCACCCAATTCGCCGCCGACGAGCTGACGGACATCACCTACGTGGCGCTGCCGAAGGTCGGCCAGACGTTCAAGGCGGGCGACCGGTTCGGTGAGGTGGAATCGGTGAAGGCCACCAGCGACATGTACACCGGCGTCGCGGGGACCGTCACCGAGATCAACGAGGCCGTGAACGCCGACCCCGGATTGGTCAACCGCGACCCGTATGAGGCGGGCTGGCTGATCAAGCTGAAGGCGACGAACGCCGCCGAGCTGGACGGCCTGCTGGCCGTCGATGACTACCTGAAGAAGATCGGCCACTGA
- the gcvT gene encoding glycine cleavage system aminomethyltransferase GcvT, translating into MLKRTPFYDFHVSKNAKLVDFAGWEMPILYRSIVDEHEQTRKSGGIFDVSHMGRLAFSGKDAVRFLDHVLTRNCAAMTVGQSRYSLVCNEAGGVLDDVIVSRDKKNWIMVVNSSNREKLVRHFQSVRKAGDFDVDMVDNTDSTAMVALQGPKVIDRMGEFLPTVKDLKRYGFESGTLMMLIKYTVFRSGYTGEDGIELIIPAKLAPMAIKMLGGKEDKEGATLRPAGLGARDTLRLEAGMPLYGHELNETIDPISASLSWAVDLNKEFIGAAALRQIATDGPKRKLVGLELEGRRIARQDAPVLSADGQTIGIVTSGTFGPTVQKSIAMAYVDTAHTPEGTQLAVDLKGTTNAATVVKLPFYKRA; encoded by the coding sequence ATGTTAAAGCGCACCCCGTTCTACGATTTCCACGTGAGCAAGAACGCCAAGCTGGTCGATTTCGCCGGCTGGGAGATGCCGATCCTCTACCGCTCGATCGTCGACGAGCACGAGCAGACGCGCAAGAGCGGCGGCATCTTCGACGTGTCGCACATGGGGCGCCTGGCCTTCAGCGGGAAGGACGCCGTCCGCTTCCTCGATCATGTGCTGACGCGCAACTGCGCCGCCATGACGGTCGGCCAGAGCCGGTACAGCCTGGTCTGCAACGAGGCCGGCGGCGTGCTGGACGACGTGATCGTCAGCAGGGACAAGAAGAACTGGATCATGGTCGTGAACTCCAGCAACCGCGAGAAGCTGGTGCGGCACTTCCAGTCCGTCCGCAAGGCCGGCGACTTCGACGTCGACATGGTCGACAACACCGACAGCACCGCGATGGTCGCCCTTCAGGGGCCCAAGGTCATCGACCGCATGGGCGAGTTCCTGCCGACCGTGAAGGACCTGAAGCGCTACGGGTTCGAGAGCGGCACGCTGATGATGCTGATCAAGTACACCGTCTTCCGCTCTGGCTATACGGGTGAGGACGGCATCGAGCTGATCATCCCCGCCAAGCTGGCCCCGATGGCGATCAAGATGCTGGGCGGCAAGGAGGACAAGGAAGGCGCCACCCTGCGCCCCGCCGGCCTGGGCGCCCGCGACACGCTGCGCTTAGAAGCCGGCATGCCGCTGTACGGCCACGAGCTGAACGAGACGATCGACCCGATTAGCGCGAGCCTGAGCTGGGCGGTGGACCTGAACAAGGAGTTCATCGGCGCCGCGGCGCTACGGCAGATCGCCACCGACGGCCCGAAGCGCAAGCTGGTGGGCCTGGAACTGGAAGGCCGCCGGATTGCTCGGCAAGATGCGCCGGTGCTGTCGGCCGACGGGCAGACCATCGGCATCGTCACCAGCGGCACCTTCGGCCCCACGGTGCAGAAGAGCATCGCGATGGCCTACGTCGACACCGCCCACACCCCCGAGGGCACGCAACTGGCCGTCGATCTGAAGGGCACGACGAACGCAGCGACGGTGGTGAAGCTGCCGTTCTACAAGCGAGCGTGA